From Cytobacillus sp. IB215665, a single genomic window includes:
- a CDS encoding alpha/beta hydrolase: MINKADFPKPTLISVNGVELEVFEAGRQNLGKPIVLCHGWPEHAFSWRHQVPALVAAGYHVIVPNQRGYGNSSRPSEVTDYDIEHLSGDLIALLDHFEYEDATFVGHDWGAMVVWGLTLLHPNRVNKVINLSLPYQERGERPWIEFMEEILGGDYYFVHFNRQPGVADAILEENTFQFLRNIYRKNEPPRVPQPGMAMINLARAETPLGEPIMSDSELAVFVSAFKSTGFTASINWYRNLDRNWHLLADVNPIIRQPALMIYGDRDVIPKSEKLAEFVPNVEVVNLDCGHWIQQEKPEETNQAILKWLQQWEM, translated from the coding sequence ATGATTAATAAAGCTGATTTTCCCAAACCTACCCTTATTTCAGTAAACGGTGTGGAACTCGAAGTCTTTGAAGCAGGCCGACAAAATTTAGGAAAACCTATTGTACTCTGTCATGGCTGGCCAGAGCATGCCTTTTCTTGGCGCCATCAGGTGCCCGCCCTTGTCGCAGCGGGCTACCATGTCATCGTCCCAAACCAGCGGGGTTATGGCAATTCATCCCGTCCGAGCGAAGTAACAGACTATGACATTGAACACTTGTCGGGTGATCTCATCGCACTTCTCGATCACTTCGAATACGAAGATGCCACCTTTGTCGGTCATGATTGGGGCGCGATGGTCGTTTGGGGGCTGACTTTATTGCATCCAAACCGTGTAAATAAAGTGATAAATCTGAGCTTGCCTTACCAAGAGCGCGGTGAAAGACCCTGGATCGAGTTCATGGAAGAAATACTTGGTGGCGACTACTATTTTGTCCACTTCAATCGACAGCCAGGTGTCGCAGACGCCATATTAGAAGAAAATACATTCCAGTTCCTTCGCAACATTTACCGGAAGAACGAGCCCCCAAGAGTGCCTCAGCCAGGTATGGCGATGATTAATCTTGCCAGAGCAGAAACACCACTCGGTGAACCCATAATGAGCGACAGCGAACTGGCCGTTTTCGTCTCAGCCTTCAAATCAACAGGCTTCACGGCAAGTATAAATTGGTACAGGAACCTTGACCGCAACTGGCACTTATTGGCGGACGTGAACCCAATCATCCGCCAGCCTGCACTTATGATCTATGGAGATCGGGATGTGATCCCGAAGTCTGAAAAACTAGCGGAATTCGTGCCCAATGTGGAAGTGGTCAATCTGGATTGCGGTCATTGGATCCAGCAAGAAAAGCCGGAAGAAACAAACCAAGCGATTTTAAAATGGCTGCAACAATGGGAGATGTAA
- a CDS encoding cytochrome D1 domain-containing protein: MGVAYVANEGSNFVTVIDTKTHGVIATIPNVIEPSLITITPDGKLAYVTSIDSGNIYAVDIKTHSLIATIGTNVNTFQTVFTPDGKIAYVAGDDCVFVLDTKTHSIMATVLGNTDNAISITPNGKYLYFITNSAISVLDTKTHSVVATVQVGGNPVDVSFTPDGKLAYVTSAGVNRDSVSVIDVKTHSVIATVQVGDDPKAVAFTPDGKFAYVIDNSIREDSVFVMDVKTHSVTTTLVVDGNPDDVTFTPDGKLAYVTDTGENGDSVSVIDVKTHSVIATVQIGNDLDVVTFTPDAKFAYVTINGEGNVSVIDVKTHNVIATVQVGSNPRGIAITPT, translated from the coding sequence ATGGGAGTAGCTTATGTTGCTAACGAAGGGTCTAATTTTGTTACTGTCATTGATACAAAAACTCATGGAGTAATAGCTACAATACCTAATGTGATAGAACCATCCTTAATTACAATTACGCCTGATGGAAAATTAGCTTATGTTACGAGTATAGATTCTGGAAACATTTATGCTGTAGATATTAAAACTCATTCATTAATAGCAACCATTGGCACTAATGTAAATACATTTCAAACTGTTTTTACACCTGATGGAAAAATAGCCTATGTTGCGGGTGATGATTGTGTCTTTGTTTTAGATACTAAAACTCATTCTATCATGGCGACAGTGTTAGGTAATACTGATAATGCCATATCTATCACACCAAATGGTAAATACCTATATTTTATTACTAACTCAGCAATTTCCGTTTTGGACACAAAAACACATAGTGTCGTAGCAACCGTGCAGGTGGGCGGTAATCCAGTTGATGTCTCCTTTACGCCCGATGGGAAACTGGCCTATGTGACGAGTGCTGGTGTGAATCGAGACTCTGTATCAGTCATCGATGTGAAAACTCATAGTGTCATAGCAACCGTGCAGGTTGGAGATGATCCAAAGGCTGTTGCCTTCACACCGGACGGGAAATTTGCCTATGTAATCGATAATAGTATAAGGGAAGATTCTGTATTTGTCATGGATGTAAAAACTCATAGTGTAACAACTACCTTGGTGGTTGATGGTAATCCAGATGATGTTACCTTCACCCCCGATGGGAAACTGGCCTATGTGACGGATACTGGTGAAAACGGCGACTCTGTATCGGTCATCGATGTGAAAACTCATAGTGTCATAGCAACCGTGCAGATTGGAAACGATCTAGATGTTGTTACCTTCACCCCAGACGCGAAATTCGCTTATGTGACTATTAATGGAGAGGGCAATGTATCCGTGATTGACGTGAAAACACATAATGTGATCGCTACTGTTCAAGTTGGAAGTAATCCTAGAGGCATAGCAATTACACCTACTTAA
- a CDS encoding YdeI/OmpD-associated family protein, translated as MAATMGDVIFFNNQEEFNDWLEEHHAEASEIWVGYFKVSTGRASLTWSASVDAPLCFGWIDGIRKTIDKQSYKIRFTPRKVNSVWSAVNVKKVKALIKLGKMRPEGMHVYNNRADAQGYSSEQRNVELAKEYEEQIKANQTAWLFFTKLAPSYKRDSIWWVMSAKKEETRLRRLGILISSFEEGLKFQH; from the coding sequence ATGGCTGCAACAATGGGAGATGTAATTTTTTTCAACAACCAAGAAGAGTTTAACGATTGGTTAGAAGAACATCATGCTGAAGCTAGTGAAATTTGGGTGGGCTATTTCAAGGTAAGTACAGGGCGTGCAAGCCTTACTTGGTCTGCATCAGTAGATGCCCCTCTTTGTTTTGGGTGGATTGACGGTATACGAAAAACCATTGATAAACAAAGCTATAAGATTCGCTTTACTCCGCGCAAAGTAAATAGTGTATGGAGTGCTGTCAACGTAAAGAAGGTAAAAGCACTAATAAAGCTTGGAAAGATGAGACCAGAAGGAATGCACGTATATAATAACAGAGCCGATGCACAAGGCTATTCCTCTGAACAAAGGAACGTGGAACTTGCCAAAGAATATGAAGAACAAATCAAGGCAAATCAAACAGCCTGGCTATTCTTCACTAAATTAGCACCATCCTATAAAAGAGATTCTATTTGGTGGGTAATGAGCGCTAAGAAAGAAGAAACACGATTAAGAAGGCTTGGAATATTGATCTCTTCATTTGAAGAAGGGTTAAAATTTCAGCATTGA
- a CDS encoding helix-turn-helix transcriptional regulator: MNKSERLNDMLQFINNKKTFNLKDLMEKYNISRSTAIRDVQSLELLGMPIYAEQGRNGKYLVLENRILSPIIFTVDEMFAMYFSMLTLEGYKAKPFEYEINNLEEKFKKVLPIQVKENIEKMKGLISLEITNHSNYNPYIQDLIQGIIDENIYQVSYEKNKEKIQLTGQFIKINSKLGQWYAKFYNIDKQKVQTLRCDKILSLEMVKDRTSMRLKYLLSLLGTYHKQENAIHFSIVVNDKGKDLYDKEHYPSMSILKEDEHYVISGYYNMNEEDFISDYILRFGQNIISISPHSLKTLIQSKLKIISLHINNIN, from the coding sequence ATGAATAAGTCTGAAAGATTAAATGATATGTTACAATTCATAAATAATAAAAAGACTTTTAACCTTAAGGATTTGATGGAAAAGTATAATATATCTAGGAGTACAGCGATTAGAGATGTTCAATCATTAGAATTATTAGGGATGCCAATATACGCTGAGCAAGGTAGAAATGGGAAATATTTAGTATTAGAAAATCGTATATTATCTCCAATTATCTTTACTGTTGATGAAATGTTTGCTATGTACTTTTCTATGCTAACGTTGGAAGGATATAAAGCAAAACCATTTGAATATGAAATAAATAATTTAGAAGAAAAGTTTAAAAAAGTTTTACCTATTCAAGTGAAAGAAAATATTGAGAAAATGAAAGGGTTAATTAGCTTAGAAATAACCAACCATAGTAATTATAACCCTTACATACAAGATTTAATTCAAGGTATTATTGATGAGAACATCTACCAAGTTTCCTATGAAAAAAATAAAGAAAAAATACAATTAACAGGTCAGTTTATAAAAATTAACTCTAAATTGGGGCAATGGTATGCAAAATTTTACAATATCGATAAGCAAAAAGTCCAAACTTTACGGTGTGATAAGATTTTATCATTAGAAATGGTTAAAGATAGAACTTCAATGAGATTAAAATATTTATTATCACTATTAGGGACCTACCATAAACAAGAAAATGCTATTCATTTCTCCATTGTTGTAAATGATAAAGGAAAGGACTTATATGATAAGGAGCATTATCCATCAATGTCAATTTTAAAAGAAGACGAACATTATGTCATATCAGGCTACTACAATATGAACGAAGAAGATTTTATTTCTGACTACATTTTGCGTTTTGGCCAGAACATTATTTCTATAAGTCCTCACTCATTAAAAACTTTGATTCAAAGCAAGTTGAAGATTATTTCGCTACACATAAATAACATAAACTAA
- a CDS encoding DUF1456 family protein: LKKVKIALSLTSEDMIEILEDAGVIITKGELGALLRKEGHKNYKVCGDRYARNFLKGLTIRYRG, encoded by the coding sequence TTCTAAAGAAAGTGAAAATCGCTCTCTCTTTGACAAGTGAGGATATGATCGAGATATTGGAAGACGCTGGAGTGATCATAACAAAAGGGGAATTAGGTGCCCTATTACGTAAAGAAGGCCATAAAAATTACAAAGTGTGCGGTGATCGGTACGCGCGGAATTTCTTAAAAGGACTAACGATAAGATACAGGGGATAA
- a CDS encoding phosphotransferase enzyme family protein, giving the protein MAYEQSSPLSRKEALQKVAELSTQRYHLQVKQLEFLSEETNFLYKVIDSLDDVYVLKIFEEEYSSLEDNLTEIFFMDIVNKTNHISAPRMIPGKDGEKLQIITSNYTSKPKHVAVYSWLDGEELEENENDERFVQLGELTAHLHNATYGISVPTELAPKMWNEVFYFKGEQAIYKQEEFQKFLSKEYHQIMDDIIPYLNDKLSSYYKNNIKDIQLIHGDLNPSNIKVQDEQMHIIDFADSMLGLPIHDLSIMLYYYKYNESLNFEEVKKLYFEGYRKIRDLPEVTDYELDLFMTARRVSFLNYILEVSEDPTNFIERNISRVKDFLGKYNINL; this is encoded by the coding sequence ATGGCATACGAACAAAGTAGCCCATTATCAAGAAAAGAAGCTTTACAAAAGGTAGCAGAACTTTCAACACAAAGATATCATCTACAAGTTAAACAATTAGAATTTTTGAGTGAAGAGACCAACTTTCTATACAAGGTTATAGATAGCTTGGATGACGTATATGTGTTAAAAATTTTTGAAGAGGAATATAGTTCTCTTGAAGATAACCTTACTGAAATATTTTTTATGGACATTGTAAATAAAACAAACCACATTTCAGCACCAAGAATGATCCCTGGTAAAGATGGTGAGAAATTACAAATTATTACATCTAATTATACTTCTAAACCGAAACATGTCGCCGTATATAGTTGGTTGGACGGTGAAGAGCTAGAGGAAAATGAAAATGATGAGCGGTTTGTGCAATTAGGTGAGCTAACTGCTCATTTACATAACGCAACCTACGGGATTTCGGTCCCTACAGAACTTGCCCCAAAAATGTGGAATGAAGTGTTTTATTTTAAGGGAGAACAAGCAATATATAAGCAAGAAGAGTTTCAGAAATTTTTGTCAAAGGAATACCATCAAATAATGGACGACATTATCCCTTATTTAAATGATAAATTATCGTCTTACTATAAAAATAATATTAAAGACATTCAATTAATACATGGTGATCTAAATCCATCTAATATTAAGGTACAAGATGAACAAATGCACATTATTGATTTTGCAGATTCTATGCTTGGTTTACCAATACACGATTTATCCATTATGTTGTATTACTACAAGTATAATGAATCTCTAAATTTTGAAGAAGTAAAAAAGCTCTATTTTGAAGGTTATAGAAAGATCCGTGATTTGCCTGAAGTAACTGACTATGAGCTAGATCTATTTATGACAGCAAGAAGAGTAAGTTTCCTGAATTATATATTAGAGGTTAGTGAAGATCCTACAAATTTTATAGAAAGAAATATATCTAGAGTGAAAGATTTCTTAGGAAAATATAACATCAACTTATAA
- a CDS encoding VOC family protein: MTLEIAVFLSMSGKAYEAINFYKKHLNAKELLCVTYSDMAKRDDSLVLTKGNKDYISHSVLQIGKTKLMIAEETMLPSENYNVGNNISLCIQSANLAEIQNFYTNLTSDDRVQIITPLAKNIFSEAYGIVQDPYGVQIQLMYDKRLK, encoded by the coding sequence ATGACATTAGAAATTGCAGTTTTTTTATCTATGAGTGGCAAAGCATATGAAGCAATTAATTTTTACAAAAAACACTTAAACGCTAAAGAGCTACTATGTGTGACATATTCAGATATGGCAAAACGTGATGATTCACTTGTTTTAACAAAAGGAAACAAAGATTATATTTCACATTCGGTACTTCAAATAGGAAAAACTAAACTAATGATTGCTGAAGAAACAATGCTACCTAGTGAAAATTACAATGTAGGTAATAATATTTCGCTTTGTATTCAAAGTGCAAACTTAGCAGAAATTCAAAACTTTTATACTAATTTAACAAGCGATGATAGAGTTCAAATTATTACTCCCCTTGCTAAGAATATTTTCAGTGAAGCTTACGGGATTGTTCAGGATCCTTATGGTGTTCAAATTCAACTTATGTATGATAAGCGTTTAAAATAG
- a CDS encoding helix-turn-helix transcriptional regulator, whose amino-acid sequence MENKIKQYREKKGLSQGKLADLCNVSRQTVNAIENNKYDPSLQLAFDIAFHLNKPMEEVFSPKRRGDN is encoded by the coding sequence TTGGAAAATAAAATTAAACAATACAGAGAGAAAAAAGGTCTATCACAGGGTAAGTTAGCCGATCTTTGTAATGTTAGTAGGCAGACAGTAAATGCAATTGAAAATAATAAATATGACCCCAGTCTTCAATTAGCTTTTGATATTGCATTTCACCTAAATAAACCTATGGAAGAAGTTTTTAGCCCTAAAAGACGAGGTGACAATTAG
- a CDS encoding YafY family protein — translation MKIDRMLTIIVILLNRSRISAKELAEKFEVSVRTIYRDIEAINMAGIPIISYPGNNGGFGIRENYKLNHQLLTLNNLCSILSALKGVNSTFDDVELESSIEKLRNIIPQDKIHHLDLHMEQIIIGMQPWAYTSKQKDLVKNIRNAITQSKMITIIYRNYANETSTRQIEPMSLIFKGYTWYLFGYCHLKANFRVFRISRIIDLQVEDVLFKRREKSYQEIEEASMKKVSLTSIKLKFVPQVRSRVEDIFDKENIEILNTGELIVTAQFPEKEWYFALIFSFGEHVEVLGPERVRQVVASRIKSMHAKYQYN, via the coding sequence ATGAAAATAGACCGTATGCTGACAATCATTGTTATATTACTTAATAGAAGTCGAATATCGGCAAAAGAGCTTGCGGAAAAGTTTGAAGTTTCAGTTCGAACGATTTACAGAGACATTGAAGCTATTAATATGGCTGGTATTCCAATTATATCCTACCCTGGGAATAATGGTGGTTTTGGTATTAGGGAGAATTATAAATTAAATCATCAGTTGCTGACACTAAACAATTTGTGTTCCATACTTTCAGCACTTAAAGGTGTTAACTCAACATTTGATGATGTTGAGCTCGAATCATCCATAGAAAAACTGCGAAATATTATTCCACAGGATAAAATTCATCATCTTGACCTGCATATGGAGCAAATCATAATTGGTATGCAGCCCTGGGCATACACCTCAAAACAAAAAGACCTGGTCAAAAACATCCGGAATGCTATCACTCAATCAAAAATGATTACAATTATATATAGAAACTATGCAAACGAAACAAGTACAAGGCAGATAGAACCGATGTCATTAATCTTTAAAGGTTATACATGGTACCTGTTTGGCTATTGTCACTTAAAAGCAAATTTCCGGGTATTTAGAATTTCACGCATTATTGACTTGCAGGTTGAAGATGTACTATTCAAGCGTAGGGAAAAGTCATATCAAGAAATTGAAGAGGCATCAATGAAGAAGGTCTCTTTAACAAGCATTAAATTAAAATTTGTACCCCAGGTGAGATCCCGAGTTGAAGATATTTTTGACAAAGAAAATATTGAAATTTTGAACACAGGTGAACTGATTGTGACTGCACAATTTCCAGAGAAGGAATGGTATTTCGCATTGATATTCAGTTTTGGCGAACATGTCGAAGTGTTAGGTCCTGAAAGGGTTCGCCAAGTTGTTGCATCTAGAATAAAATCGATGCATGCAAAATATCAATACAATTAA
- a CDS encoding CD3324 family protein encodes MSYINANKILPEKLLKELQQYVQGETIYIPKTKNNFQKWGTCSGGRQKINERNTSMKNDFKNGKTVYQLAEQYFLSTETVKKIIYTKN; translated from the coding sequence ATGAGTTATATAAATGCAAACAAAATTCTACCTGAAAAACTTCTAAAAGAACTTCAACAATATGTTCAAGGAGAAACAATATATATTCCTAAGACGAAGAATAATTTTCAAAAATGGGGTACATGTTCTGGTGGAAGGCAAAAAATCAATGAAAGAAATACTTCTATGAAAAATGATTTTAAAAACGGGAAGACTGTTTATCAATTAGCTGAACAATATTTCCTTTCAACTGAAACTGTAAAGAAAATAATTTATACGAAGAATTAA
- a CDS encoding transposase, whose translation MFFIRKFSSEVKINAVKQFLHEKDSSEFIAQSIWIDHSNFHQSVKWYKAYGEEAFIINYTSYPAPFKLDVLTYMKENLASIRETAAIFHIPSS comes from the coding sequence TTGTTTTTTATAAGGAAATTTTCTTCTGAAGTAAAAATTAATGCAGTAAAACAATTTCTTCATGAGAAAGACAGTAGTGAATTTATTGCTCAATCCATATGGATCGACCACAGTAATTTTCATCAATCGGTGAAATGGTACAAAGCTTATGGTGAAGAGGCTTTTATTATAAACTATACAAGTTACCCTGCACCGTTTAAACTAGACGTACTTACTTATATGAAAGAAAATCTGGCGTCTATCAGAGAAACGGCTGCAATTTTTCACATCCCATCTTCATAA